A region of the Deinococcus aquiradiocola genome:
AGGTCGTGGTGTGTGCCGACCGTGACGCTCCCGCCGAGGACCGTGCCGTGCCCGCCCGCCCACTTGGTGAGGGAGTGCGTGACGATGTCCGCGCCGTGCGTGAGGGGCCTGCACAGGAAGCCGACGCCGCCCCAGGTGTTGTCGATGCCGAGCAGTGCGCCGTGCTCGTGTGCGATGCGGGCGTACGCGCCGATGTCGGCGATGTCGGCGGCGGGATTGCCGATCGTTTCGGCCCACACGAGGCGCGTGCCGGGCTGCATGGCGGCCTGCACCGCTTCCGGCGTGTTGGGGACGATGGTGGACGTGATGCCCATCAGCGGCAGGATGTTGTTCAGCAGGCCCGCCGACCCGCCGAAGAGGCTGCTGGTCGCCACGACGTGATCCCCGGCGCGGCACACGCTGAGGATGGCGGTGAAGGTCGCCGCCTGCCCGCTCGACAGGGCGACGGTGGCCGTGCCGCCCTCCAGCGCCGTGAGGCGCTCCTCGAGGGCCTGCACGGTGGGGTTCTGCAGGCGCGCGTAGCTGTACGTGGCGTTCGTGACGAATTCCGTCGCGCCGTCCTGCAGCGTCTCGAACTGAAACGCCGCGATCTGGTGGATGGGAATGCCGACGCCGAGCGTGTTCCCGCGCGGAATGCCGACCTGCACCGCCTGCGTGTCGTAACTCAGGGCGTCCGGATGGGGGCTGTCTGTGCTCATGCGTCATGATACCGCCGCCCCGGCCGGTACACTGACCGGGTGTCATACATGGGCGACCTCCGGACGCTGCTCGGGCCGCGCCCTCTGTTCAGCGTGGGCGTGAGTGCGGTCCTGCAGGACGATGCGGGCGGGTGGCTGCTGCAGCGCCGCAGCGACAACGGCCTGTGGGGCGTGCCGGGCGGCGGGGTGGAGCCGGGCGAGACCTTCGAGGAGGCGGCCGCGCGGGA
Encoded here:
- a CDS encoding PLP-dependent transferase, whose product is MSTDSPHPDALSYDTQAVQVGIPRGNTLGVGIPIHQIAAFQFETLQDGATEFVTNATYSYARLQNPTVQALEERLTALEGGTATVALSSGQAATFTAILSVCRAGDHVVATSSLFGGSAGLLNNILPLMGITSTIVPNTPEAVQAAMQPGTRLVWAETIGNPAADIADIGAYARIAHEHGALLGIDNTWGGVGFLCRPLTHGADIVTHSLTKWAGGHGTVLGGSVTVGTHHDLSRNAIYTDGDPSLLTTRGPAALAWRQRWFGAHQLGMTLSAHSAFLIAQGLETLSLRLTRESQTALDLAQYLSAHDAVTGVAYPGLPASPHHALAQQYLHGGYGAVLTFEVPDPAPFLAALRVIRMAPNLGDTRTLVVHPWTTTHSRMPEPARRAAGVTPHTIRMSVGVEDASDLKRDLDQALQAGRAHATPHEAALI